A window of bacterium genomic DNA:
CTAAGCTGGAGTCGCGTTTCAAGCCTCCTGATGCCCCAGTATTTTACTTGCCCAAATTCTAGGAGCTATCTTTTTGACTGTCATAAGTATTACTGACCGACTTTCCCCGAAAACGGTTTTGGTCGCCGTTTCGTCGCCTTGAACTCAAACGCCCCGTTGCGTGGGCAACAGGGCGTAAACGAAAGTAAGGTAAGACGGCCATTTACGGTGGATGGCTCAGGCGCCCGAACAGGCGCCGGATCCGCTCCACGTAGGTGCGGGTCTCCTCCGCGTGCCTTCCGGTGACCCGGTGCAGCTCGGCGGCCACGGGCGCCCAGTGGTTGGGATTCATGCCGGCCGCCACCAGGCCCTGGGCTTTCAGGATGTGGCCCGGACCAGCGTTGTAGCTGGCCAGGGTGAAGGCGATTCTCTCCTCCAGCGGCCGCGGGGCCTTCCAGATGACCCACATGCGCGCGTCGTAGTAGATCCCGGCCTGGATGTTGTCCTTCACCA
This region includes:
- a CDS encoding transglycosylase, with product VKDNIQAGIYYDARMWVIWKAPRPLEERIAFTLASYNAGPGHILKAQGLVAAGMNPNHWAPVAAELHRVTGRHAEETRTYVERIRRLFGRLSHPP